The following are encoded in a window of Thunnus albacares chromosome 17, fThuAlb1.1, whole genome shotgun sequence genomic DNA:
- the igfals gene encoding insulin-like growth factor-binding protein complex acid labile subunit yields MRTIVLLVLWVLGTSLVLSDPDTAGEKVTEEPIPCSKGCTCLHDEYSLELNMYCSARNFTQIPPDMPPATHSLWLDGNLFTSLPASSFKDLTNLDFLNLQSGQLVTVDPQAFKGLRSLAHIHLERNRLRALPGTIFENTPNLASLSLHNNQLTRIEERLFAGLSHMWLLNLGWNSIAVLPETAFHDLQGLRELVLAGNRLAYLQPQLFQNLAELKELDLTGNHLKVIKANVFVKLTKLQKLYLAQNQIMTVVPRAFVGMKSLRWLDLTKNRLTALHDDTFLGLHSLHVLRLSNNAITGIRPRTFRDLQYLEELRLSYNRIRALGERIFEGLSHLEVLELEQNNVQEAQVGSFTGLSHVAVINLSGSCFHSLPDQVFKGLSNLHSLHLDRGCLTRITTQAFTGLSGLRRLFLQYNNISTVERQSFVDLVGLLGLDLRFNKLEVLPSNTFSGLKNLEYLLLSNNECRQFLQNGTKQLLPRLRYLDLRSNALTSMVPDFPESMEKLLLSGNRWKCDCGALPLRNYSLRNPLVVPRQVETHAESEEPDTTITIYNNITCTSPPSLAGVDLRDIDNEHFQIC; encoded by the coding sequence ATGCGAACCATTGTGCTGTTGGTGTTGTGGGTACTGGGAACATCACTGGTGTTGTCAGACCCCGACACAGCCGGAGAGAAGGTGACCGAAGAGCCGATTCCATGTTCTAAGGGATGCACCTGTCTGCACGATGAATACAGCTTGGAGCTCAACATGTACTGCAGTGCTCGAAACTTCACGCAAATCCCACCTGATATGCCGCCAGCCACACACTCTCTCTGGCTGGATGGCAACTTATTCACCTCACTCCCAGCATCGTCTTTCAAGGATCTTACCAATCTGGACTTTTTGAATCTGCAGAGTGGCCAGCTGGTGACCGTTGACCCTCAGGCTTTCAAAGGACTTCGGTCACTAGCACACATTCACCTTGAGCGAAATCGCTTGCGGGCGTTACCGGGTACTATCTTCGAGAACACACCTAACCTTGCCTCACTTAGTCTGCATAACAACCAGCTGACTCGTATCGAGGAGAGACTGTTTGCTGGACTTTCACACATGTGGCTTCTGAACCTAGGGTGGAACTCAATAGCAGTCTTACCTGAGACAGCTTTCCATGACCTCCAAGGTCTACGAGAGCTTGTTCTTGCAGGGAACAGGCTTGCTTACTTGCAGCCACAGCTCTTCCAAAATCTTGCTGAGCTTAAAGAGTTGGATCTAACCGGAAATCATCTCAAGGTCATCAAGGCTAATGTGTTTGTTAAACTCACTAAACTGCAAAAGCTTTACCTGGCCCAAAATCAGATCATGACAGTGGTTCCCAGAGCCTTTGTAGGCATGAAGTCACTCAGATGGCTGGATCTCACAAAAAACAGACTGACTGCTCTTCATGACGACACTTTTTTGGGACTGCACAGTCTTCATGTGCTGCGTCTTTCCAACAACGCTATCACTGGAATTAGGCCCAGGACTTTCCGTGATCTGCAGTACCTAGAAGAACTAAGACTCAGCTACAACAGGATCAGAGCCCTGGGCGAGAGGATCTTTGAAGGCCTTAGTCATCTGGAGGTCCTGGAGCTAGAGCAAAATAATGTACAGGAGGCACAAGTTGGTAGTTTCACAGGCCTGTCTCATGTGGCTGTCATCAACCTGTCTGGAAGCTGCTTCCACAGTCTACCAGACCAAGTGTTCAAAGGCCTGTCGAATCTTCACAGCCTTCATCTGGACAGAGGCTGCCTAACAAGAATCACAACTCAAGCATTCACTGGACTGTCTGGTCTACGAAGGCTTTTCTTGCAATACAACAACATCTCTACAGTGGAACGCCAGAGCTTTGTAGACCTGGTAGGCCTTCTGGGACTAGACTTGAGATTCAACAAGCTGGAGGTTCTCCCAAGCAACACATTTTCTGGTCTAAAGAATTTGGAGTACTTGCTATTGTCCAACAATGAATGTCGGCAGTTTTTACAAAATGGCACAAAGCAGCTACTTCCAAGGCTGCGCTATCTAGACCTGAGATCTAATGCCTTGACAAGCATGGTCCCTGATTTCCCAGAGAGTATGGAAAAACTTTTGCTGTCTGGGAACCGGTGGAAATGTGATTGCGGTGCCCTCCCACTCAGAAACTACAGCCTGAGAAATCCACTGGTGGTACCTCGGCAAGTGGAGACCCACGCAGAGAGTGAAGAGCCTGACACTACTATCACCATATACAACAACATTACATGCACCAGCCCACCAAGTCTAGCTGGTGTGGACCTACGGGATATTGACAATGAACACTTCCAAATCTGctaa